A part of Rhodamnia argentea isolate NSW1041297 chromosome 8, ASM2092103v1, whole genome shotgun sequence genomic DNA contains:
- the LOC115735270 gene encoding pentatricopeptide repeat-containing protein At2g22410, mitochondrial: MIPLHAAAHRSLLRSLPNPLLSSLLLSPLHTRSLPPHRDKPTSWNTTHAFVLSNPLLSLLERCRSMSQLMQVQAQMVATGLVSDGLALSRLVAFCAISESRDLEYCAKILYGAEDPNAFSWNVAIRGFAESERPNEAFVLYRRMLRNGGSKPDNYTYPLLLKICANSSMNRFGRGILGHVVKLGFHGDLFVRNAVIHMFVSWGEVGKAREVFDRSPVRDLVSWNSLINGYVRSGLAGNALRVYREMEAEGVMPDEVTMIGMVSSCAQLEDSKLGREFHQLIEGNGLTLTVPLANALMDMYIKCGDLEQAQEIFDNMTMRTFVSYTTMVVGYARFGFLDMARELFDGMPQKDVVPWNALIGGYVQANRSKEALALFHEMQSSNTRPDEVTMVTCLSACSQLGALEVGIWIHHYIEKHKLSLNVALGTALIDMYAKCGDIPRALRVFLEMPMKNSLTWTALICGLAHHGYALDAISFFREMLGDGLKPDEVTFLGVLSACCHGGLVEAGRNFFSQMTSEFNLFPRLKHYSCMVDLLGRAGLLEEAVKLIEGMPIKADAGVWGPLFFACRVHRNVLLGQKVALELLKLDPHDSGTYVLLANMYGEANMWEESRKVRKMMTNRGVEKIPGCSSIEVNGVVHEFIVRDKSHPQSKRVYQCLVILTRQLHLVENMVDISNLGDHPL; this comes from the coding sequence ATGATCCCTCTCCATGCAGCCGCTCACCGATCTCTCCTCCGTTCGCTCCCGAACCCTCTGCTgagctctctcctcctctctccgcTCCACACCCGGTCTCTCCCTCCCCACAGAGACAAGCCCACGAGCTGGAACACCACCCACGCTTTCGTCCTCTCGAACCCGCTCCTCTCCCTGCTGGAGCGATGCCGGTCCATGTCCCAACTGATGCAAGTCCAAGCCCAGATGGTGGCCACCGGCCTGGTCTCCGATGGGCTGGCTCTGAGCCGCCTCGTCGCCTTCTGCGCCATCTCGGAGTCGCGGGACCTCGAGTACTGCGCCAAGATCCTGTACGGCGCGGAGGACCCGAATGCGTTCTCGTGGAATGTGGCGATCAGGGGCTTTGCAGAGAGCGAGAGACCGAACGAAGCGTTCGTTCTGTACCGGCGGATGTTGAGGAATGGCGGGTCGAAGCCGGACAATTATACTTATCCCCTGCTGCTGAAGATATGTGCTAATTCGTCGATGAATCGTTTCGGCCGCGGAATTCTTGGCCATGTGGTGAAGTTGGGATTTCACGGCGACTTGTTCGTGCGCAATGCGGTGATCCATATGTTTGTTTCGTGGGGCGAGGTGGGGAAAGCACGTGAGGTGTTCGACAGAAGCCCTGTGAGAGACTTGGTTTCATGGAACTCCTTGATCAATGGGTATGTGAGGAGTGGGCTCGCGGGTAATGCTTTGAGAGTGTATCGTGAGATGGAGGCAGAGGGTGTTATGCCGGACGAGGTCACGATGATTGGCATGGTCTCTTCATGTGCCCAATTGGAGGATTCGAAACTAGGGAGAGAATTTCACCAATTGATTGAAGGGAATGGGTTGACTTTGACTGTGCCTCTCGCCAATGCTCTTATGGACATGTACATCAAGTGTGGGGATCTCGAACAAGCGCAGGAAATTTTCGATAACATGACGATGAGAACTTTTGTTTCTTACACTACGATGGTTGTTGGATATGCAAGATTCGGGTTTCTAGACATGGCCAGGGAGCTTTTTGATGGCATGCCTCAAAAGGATGTTGTTCCATGGAATGCATTGATAGGTGGCTATGTTCAAGCTAACCGTAGCAAGGAGGCTCTAGCCTTGTTCCATGAAATGCAATCCAGTAACACAAGACCAGATGAAGTTACGATGGTTACTTGCTTATCGGCTTGCTCACAACTAGGGGCTCTTGAAGTTGGGATATGGATTCACCACTACATAGAGAAACACAAGCTTTCTCTCAATGTTGCCTTGGGAACTGCTCTTATCGACATGTATGCCAAGTGCGGAGATATTCCTAGAGCTCTCCGTGTTTTCTTGGAAATGCCGATGAAAAATTCCTTAACCTGGACGGCATTAATATGCGGTTTAGCTCATCATGGATATGCACTGGATGCGATATCCTTCTTCAGGGAAATGCTTGGTGACGGGCTGAAGCCAGATGAGGTCACATTTCTAGGGGTGCTATCAGCTTGTTGTCATGGGGGTTTGGTTGAAGCTGGCCGTAATTTCTTCTCTCAAATGACTTCTGAATTTAATCTGTTCCCAAGGCTTAAGCACTATTCTTGCATGGTAGACCTTCTTGGACGGGCTGGTTTATTGGAAGAGGCGGTGAAGCTTATTGAGGGCATGCCAATAAAGGCAGATGCTGGAGTTTGGGGCCCATTGTTTTTTGCTTGTCGAGTTCACAGGAATGTCCTCCTGGGACAAAAGGTGGCTTTAGAACTTCTAAAGTTGGATCCTCATGACAGTGGTACTTATGTTCTACTGGCGAATATGTATGGAGAAGCAAACATGTGGGAAGAATCTAGGAaggtgaggaagatgatgacaaATAGAGGAGTAGAGAAGATACCAGGATGTAGCTCAATTGAGGTTAATGGAGTTGTTCATGAGTTTATTGTTAGAGATAAATCACACCCTCAATCAAAACGGGTTTATCAATGTCTTGTCATATTGACAAGGCAGCTGCATCTTGTTGAGAATATGGTTGATATTTCTAATTTGGGTGACCATCCTCTTTGA